Proteins co-encoded in one Pseudorhizobium banfieldiae genomic window:
- a CDS encoding LTA synthase family protein, with product MLLIAPAALALAFLSGEKQQYLSDPLYPSDLLFARQIKELLPVMASAQPLMAVTLGLVTVLVLALVVYCGFFAWNRFPKLSSRARLFRLVFSLPFLVGFTPMMEYTDHSWLRDRLKIRPMMWDQAANYRHNGFLVAFAFNAPMAKVSAPKGYDAAAIAQVELDRDVIPASPVADRSQPADVIVVMSESLWDPTRMPGVEFMADPMPTIRQTQAGNVFSPEFGGMTANVEFEALTGFSNAFLPYGSIPYQQYIRRPLPSLARFFRDKGYEAVALHPFEGWFWNRENVYRHLGFDRFLAQDALPELEKRGRFASDEALIDQIMRIGDESAAPLFLFAVTLQGHGPYEATRYPSENVELASTLSVAATQQVGTYAEGVREADASLTRLMEWAKKRPRETIIVLFGDHLPPLGKAFVESGYMEDAVAARRAPLPVMLKEHETPLIVWSSKKGPRKDLGTISPALLPHQIVTSAGLSDPFYTGFLGKIAAHYSVIDRYMLVDAEGSAHPGWQDGRKAAPPPLQEYRLLQHDMIFGDQFSRERFFPGLQGDEAEAGEPVAALPQSPRLPG from the coding sequence ATGCTTCTCATTGCTCCCGCCGCACTCGCGCTCGCTTTCCTATCCGGCGAAAAGCAGCAATATCTCTCCGATCCGCTCTATCCGTCCGACCTCCTCTTTGCCCGCCAGATCAAGGAACTCCTGCCGGTCATGGCGAGTGCCCAGCCGTTGATGGCAGTTACGCTAGGCCTTGTGACAGTGCTGGTGCTGGCACTCGTTGTTTACTGCGGCTTCTTCGCCTGGAACCGCTTTCCGAAGCTCTCCTCCCGCGCGCGCCTGTTTCGCCTGGTCTTCTCTCTGCCGTTCCTCGTCGGCTTTACGCCCATGATGGAATATACCGACCATTCCTGGCTGCGCGACCGGCTGAAGATCCGGCCGATGATGTGGGACCAGGCTGCAAACTACAGGCATAACGGCTTCCTCGTCGCATTTGCCTTCAATGCGCCCATGGCGAAGGTTTCGGCTCCGAAAGGATATGACGCAGCGGCGATCGCACAGGTGGAACTGGACCGGGACGTCATTCCCGCCTCCCCGGTGGCAGACCGGAGTCAGCCTGCGGATGTCATTGTGGTTATGAGCGAATCGCTCTGGGATCCGACGAGGATGCCGGGGGTGGAGTTCATGGCCGATCCGATGCCGACCATTCGCCAAACTCAGGCCGGCAATGTCTTCTCCCCGGAATTCGGCGGAATGACTGCCAATGTCGAGTTCGAGGCACTGACGGGCTTCTCGAACGCCTTCCTCCCCTATGGCAGCATCCCCTACCAGCAGTATATCCGCCGCCCGCTTCCGTCGCTTGCGAGGTTCTTCCGCGACAAGGGCTACGAAGCGGTCGCCCTTCACCCCTTCGAGGGCTGGTTCTGGAATCGTGAGAATGTCTACCGACATCTCGGCTTCGATCGTTTCCTTGCGCAGGATGCGCTTCCGGAGTTGGAAAAGCGCGGCCGCTTCGCGTCCGACGAAGCCCTGATCGACCAGATCATGCGTATCGGTGACGAAAGCGCCGCGCCGCTCTTCCTGTTTGCCGTTACCCTGCAGGGGCACGGCCCCTATGAAGCGACACGCTATCCTTCCGAAAACGTCGAACTTGCCAGCACGCTCTCCGTCGCAGCAACGCAGCAGGTAGGCACCTATGCCGAGGGTGTCCGGGAAGCGGATGCGAGTCTGACACGGCTGATGGAGTGGGCGAAGAAGCGTCCACGCGAGACCATCATCGTCCTTTTCGGCGATCATCTTCCGCCGCTCGGGAAAGCCTTCGTCGAAAGCGGCTATATGGAGGATGCCGTCGCCGCCCGACGCGCGCCTCTGCCGGTTATGCTCAAGGAACACGAGACGCCGCTGATCGTCTGGTCGTCGAAGAAGGGGCCGAGAAAGGACCTCGGGACGATCAGTCCAGCGCTTCTCCCCCACCAGATCGTAACGTCCGCCGGCCTGAGCGATCCCTTCTACACCGGCTTCCTCGGAAAGATCGCCGCGCACTACTCGGTGATCGACCGCTACATGCTGGTGGATGCCGAGGGTTCGGCGCACCCCGGCTGGCAGGATGGACGGAAGGCGGCACCTCCTCCCCTCCAGGAATACCGGCTGCTGCAACA
- a CDS encoding NAD+ synthase: MTQKNPETRAMRIAIAQINPTVGDVVQNLAKAREARADAAREGADLVIFTELFISGYPPEDLVLKPAFLKACLQAVEALAADTADGGPGLVMGFPRQGERGRHNSIAVLDEGRILAVRDKVDLPNYGEFDEKRVFVAGEMPGPVNFRGIRLGIPICEDIWGDLGVCETLAESGAEILLSPNGSPYYRGKVDVRHQVVLKQVIETGLPMIYANQLGGQDELVFDGASFGFNADRTLAFQMSQFESAITVTDWRGGPDGWRCTNGPMARLPEKEEADYRACVLGFRDYVNKNGFKSVVLGLSGGIDSAVCAAIAVDALGEERVRCVMLPYRYTSDESLKDAADCARALGTRYDIVPISEPVEGFLSSLAELFEGTDEGITEENLQSRTRGTILMAISNKFGSMVVTTGNKSEMSVGYATLYGDMNGGFNPIKDLYKMQVYAIADWRNKYMPPNVLGPSGEVIPQNIIAKAPSAELRPNQTDQDSLPPYPVLDDILECLVEQEMSVEEIVARGHDLATVHRVEHLLYLAEYKRRQSAPGVKITKKNFGRDRRYPITNRFRDR; encoded by the coding sequence ATGACCCAGAAAAATCCCGAAACCCGCGCCATGCGTATCGCCATCGCCCAGATCAACCCGACCGTGGGAGACGTGGTCCAGAACCTTGCAAAGGCACGCGAGGCAAGGGCCGACGCCGCGCGCGAGGGCGCCGACCTGGTGATTTTCACCGAGCTCTTCATCTCCGGCTACCCGCCGGAAGACCTGGTGTTGAAGCCCGCCTTCCTCAAAGCCTGCCTTCAGGCGGTCGAGGCGCTGGCTGCGGACACGGCCGATGGCGGACCGGGCCTTGTCATGGGTTTCCCGCGGCAGGGAGAGCGCGGACGGCATAATTCTATCGCGGTGCTGGACGAGGGCCGGATCCTCGCCGTTCGCGACAAGGTCGACCTGCCGAACTATGGCGAGTTTGACGAGAAGCGGGTGTTCGTAGCTGGCGAGATGCCGGGGCCGGTAAACTTCCGCGGCATCCGCCTCGGCATTCCGATCTGCGAGGATATCTGGGGCGATCTTGGCGTCTGCGAAACGCTCGCCGAGAGCGGGGCTGAGATCCTGCTGTCACCGAATGGTTCGCCCTACTATCGCGGCAAGGTGGATGTGCGCCACCAGGTGGTGCTGAAGCAGGTGATCGAGACCGGGCTGCCGATGATCTACGCCAACCAGTTGGGCGGCCAAGATGAGCTTGTCTTCGACGGCGCAAGCTTCGGCTTCAATGCCGACAGGACGCTGGCATTCCAGATGAGCCAGTTTGAGTCTGCAATCACCGTCACCGACTGGCGCGGCGGGCCGGATGGATGGCGCTGTACGAACGGTCCGATGGCACGCCTGCCGGAAAAGGAGGAAGCGGACTATCGCGCCTGCGTCCTCGGCTTCCGGGACTATGTTAACAAGAACGGTTTCAAGTCCGTGGTCCTCGGCCTTTCCGGCGGCATCGATTCCGCCGTCTGCGCGGCGATTGCCGTCGATGCGCTGGGCGAGGAGCGGGTGCGCTGCGTCATGCTGCCTTATCGCTACACCTCCGACGAATCGCTGAAGGATGCCGCCGATTGCGCCAGGGCGCTCGGAACACGCTATGACATCGTGCCGATCTCCGAGCCGGTCGAGGGTTTCCTGTCGTCGCTCGCTGAGCTCTTCGAGGGAACGGACGAGGGGATCACTGAGGAGAACCTCCAGAGCCGGACCCGCGGCACGATCCTCATGGCGATCTCCAACAAGTTCGGCTCCATGGTGGTGACGACCGGCAACAAATCGGAAATGTCGGTCGGTTATGCGACGCTTTACGGCGACATGAACGGTGGCTTCAACCCGATCAAGGACCTCTACAAGATGCAGGTCTATGCGATCGCCGACTGGCGCAACAAGTACATGCCGCCGAACGTGCTCGGACCAAGTGGCGAGGTCATCCCGCAGAACATCATCGCCAAGGCACCGTCAGCGGAACTGCGGCCCAACCAGACCGACCAGGATTCCTTGCCGCCCTATCCCGTGCTCGACGACATCCTAGAATGCCTGGTGGAGCAGGAAATGTCGGTCGAGGAGATCGTCGCGCGCGGCCATGATCTGGCAACCGTGCACCGGGTGGAGCACCTGCTCTACCTGGCGGAATACAAGCGGCGGCAATCGGCGCCCGGCGTGAAGATCACGAAGAAGAACTTCGGCCGTGACCGGCGCTACCCGATCACCAACCGTTTCCGGGACCGGTAG
- a CDS encoding TolB family protein has translation MVRSSIETFDLATRQSRVVWQTEALFEAPNWSPCGRYLLLNSEGLIYTLAIDGSMRPQLVDTGFARQCNNDHGICPDGSLIAISDKAEFGQSAIYVLPAAGGEPRLVTRNLPSYWHGWSPDGRKFAYCGIRDDLFDIYTIDMEGGEECRLTFGEGRNDGPDYSPDGRWIYFNSSRSGLMQIWRVPAEGGAAERITESAYGDWFPHPSPDGDRIIFLSYDPEVFDHPRDKPVRIRMMDVDGGNAETLFELFGGQGTLNSPNWSPDGSAFAYVRYFPVSASG, from the coding sequence ATGGTTCGCAGCTCCATCGAGACGTTTGACCTCGCCACCCGCCAGAGCCGTGTGGTCTGGCAGACGGAGGCGCTGTTCGAAGCGCCGAACTGGTCGCCCTGCGGGCGTTACCTGCTTCTCAATAGCGAGGGACTGATCTACACGCTGGCGATCGATGGCAGCATGCGCCCGCAACTGGTCGACACCGGCTTCGCCCGCCAGTGCAACAACGATCACGGCATCTGCCCGGATGGTTCGCTGATCGCAATCTCTGACAAGGCCGAGTTCGGACAGTCGGCCATCTACGTGCTCCCGGCTGCCGGGGGCGAGCCGCGGCTGGTGACACGAAACCTTCCCTCCTACTGGCATGGCTGGTCGCCTGACGGACGGAAATTCGCCTATTGCGGGATCAGGGACGACCTCTTCGACATCTACACGATCGACATGGAAGGCGGGGAAGAGTGCCGGCTGACCTTCGGCGAAGGGCGCAATGACGGGCCAGACTATTCACCGGATGGCCGCTGGATTTACTTCAACTCCAGCCGCAGCGGCCTGATGCAGATCTGGCGGGTGCCGGCTGAGGGAGGCGCGGCCGAGAGGATCACCGAGAGCGCCTATGGCGACTGGTTCCCGCATCCGTCACCGGACGGTGACAGGATCATTTTCCTCTCCTACGATCCGGAAGTTTTCGACCATCCGCGAGACAAGCCGGTCCGAATCCGGATGATGGATGTCGATGGCGGCAATGCCGAAACCCTGTTCGAGCTCTTTGGCGGGCAGGGGACGTTGAACTCTCCCAACTGGTCGCCGGATGGCAGTGCCTTCGCCTATGTCCGCTATTTTCCCGTCAGCGCATCGGGCTGA
- a CDS encoding NADP-dependent malic enzyme: MQDDVKVNGTSKSGDLDEQALFFHRYPRPGKLEIQPTKPLGNQRDLALAYSPGVAAPCLAIRDDPNTAADYTARSNLVAVISNGTAVLGLGNIGPLASKPVMEGKAVLFKKFAGIDVFDIEIDANEIDRMVSTISALEPTFGGINLEDIKSPECFEVERQLREKMNIPVFHDDQHGTAIIVAAAILNGLELAGKNIAEVKIVASGAGAAALACLNLLVSLGARKENIWVHDIEGLVYLGRETLMDQWKAIYCQESDKRSLDESIEGADVFLGLSAAGVLKPELLAKMAEKPLIMALANPTPEIMPQLAREARPDAMICTGRSDFPNQVNNVICFPYIFRGALDCGARTINEEMKMAAVQAIAALAREEVSDVAARAYSGETPVFGPDYLIPSPFDPRLILRIAPAVAKAAAETGVASRPIQDFDAYLDQLNRFVWRSGFVMKPIFSAAKSAEKNRVIFAEGEDERVLRAAQVLLEDRTARPILIGRPSVIEARLKRFGIRIRPNVDFEVVNPEDDPRYRDYVDDYFSLVGRAGVNPEAARTVVRTNTTVIGALAVRRGEADALICGVEGRFDKHLRDVNQIIGKRTGVHAFSGMSLLISQRGAIFFTDTFVTYNPSAAEIAEMTILAAQEIRRFGITPKAALISHSNFGSRHSESAAKMREALALLREQAPELEVDGEMQGGSALSEPLRKRAMPDSTLTGEANLLVFPNLDAANISLGIVRTMMDALHVGPILLGAALPAHILSTSVTSRGVVNMAALAVVEASQG, translated from the coding sequence ATGCAGGACGACGTAAAGGTGAACGGTACGAGCAAATCGGGCGACCTCGACGAGCAGGCCCTCTTCTTCCACCGTTACCCGCGCCCCGGCAAACTTGAGATCCAGCCGACCAAGCCGCTCGGCAACCAGCGCGACCTGGCGCTCGCCTATTCGCCCGGCGTCGCCGCCCCCTGCCTCGCCATCCGCGACGATCCGAACACCGCAGCCGACTATACGGCCCGATCCAATCTCGTCGCCGTCATCTCCAACGGCACGGCGGTTCTCGGCCTCGGCAATATCGGCCCGCTGGCGTCCAAGCCGGTGATGGAGGGCAAGGCCGTCCTGTTCAAGAAGTTCGCCGGCATCGACGTCTTCGACATCGAGATCGATGCCAACGAGATCGATCGCATGGTCTCGACCATCTCGGCGCTCGAGCCGACCTTCGGCGGCATCAACCTCGAGGACATCAAGTCGCCGGAGTGCTTCGAGGTCGAGCGCCAGCTTCGCGAAAAGATGAACATCCCGGTCTTCCACGATGACCAGCACGGCACGGCCATCATCGTCGCCGCGGCCATCCTGAACGGCCTGGAACTTGCCGGCAAGAACATCGCCGAGGTGAAGATCGTCGCCTCCGGTGCCGGTGCGGCGGCCCTTGCCTGCCTCAACCTGCTCGTCTCGCTCGGCGCCCGCAAGGAAAACATCTGGGTCCACGACATCGAAGGCCTCGTCTATCTCGGTCGCGAGACGCTGATGGACCAGTGGAAGGCGATCTATTGCCAGGAGAGCGATAAGCGCAGCCTGGACGAGAGCATCGAGGGTGCCGACGTGTTCCTCGGCCTCTCCGCCGCCGGCGTCCTGAAGCCGGAACTCTTGGCCAAGATGGCCGAGAAGCCGCTCATCATGGCGCTCGCCAACCCGACCCCGGAGATCATGCCGCAGCTCGCACGGGAAGCGCGTCCTGATGCGATGATCTGCACCGGGCGCTCGGATTTTCCAAACCAGGTGAACAACGTCATCTGTTTCCCCTATATTTTCAGGGGTGCACTCGACTGCGGCGCCCGTACCATCAACGAGGAGATGAAGATGGCCGCCGTCCAGGCCATCGCTGCGCTGGCGCGCGAGGAGGTCTCGGACGTCGCGGCCCGCGCCTATAGCGGCGAGACCCCCGTCTTCGGCCCCGACTATCTCATCCCCTCGCCCTTCGACCCGCGTCTCATCCTGCGCATCGCGCCGGCCGTCGCGAAGGCCGCGGCTGAAACGGGCGTGGCCTCGCGGCCGATCCAGGATTTCGACGCCTATCTCGACCAGTTGAACCGCTTCGTCTGGCGCTCCGGTTTCGTCATGAAGCCGATCTTCAGCGCCGCAAAGAGCGCCGAGAAGAACCGCGTCATCTTCGCCGAGGGCGAGGATGAGCGCGTGCTGCGCGCCGCGCAGGTTCTGCTCGAAGATCGCACCGCGCGGCCGATCTTGATCGGTCGCCCGAGCGTCATCGAGGCGCGCCTGAAACGCTTCGGCATCCGCATCCGCCCGAACGTTGATTTCGAGGTGGTCAACCCGGAAGACGATCCGCGCTACCGCGACTATGTCGACGACTACTTCTCTCTCGTGGGCCGTGCGGGGGTCAATCCGGAAGCTGCCCGTACCGTCGTCCGCACCAACACGACCGTGATCGGTGCCCTTGCCGTTCGTCGTGGCGAGGCTGACGCGCTCATCTGCGGTGTCGAAGGTCGCTTCGACAAGCACCTGCGTGACGTCAACCAGATCATCGGCAAGCGCACGGGCGTTCACGCCTTTTCCGGTATGAGTCTGCTGATCTCCCAGCGCGGTGCGATCTTCTTCACCGACACCTTCGTCACCTACAATCCGTCTGCCGCGGAGATCGCCGAAATGACGATCCTGGCTGCGCAGGAAATCCGCCGCTTCGGGATTACGCCGAAGGCGGCACTGATCAGCCATTCCAACTTCGGCTCACGCCATTCCGAAAGTGCGGCGAAGATGCGAGAGGCCCTGGCTCTCCTTCGTGAGCAGGCGCCGGAATTGGAAGTGGATGGCGAGATGCAGGGAGGATCGGCGCTGTCGGAGCCGCTGCGCAAGCGCGCCATGCCGGACAGCACCCTCACCGGTGAAGCCAACCTCCTCGTCTTCCCGAATCTCGATGCGGCCAACATCTCACTCGGGATCGTCAGGACCATGATGGATGCGCTGCATGTCGGCCCCATACTCCTCGGCGCCGCACTGCCCGCGCATATCCTGTCGACATCCGTCACCTCGCGCGGCGTCGTCAATATGGCTGCGCTGGCGGTGGTCGAAGCCTCGCAGGGCTGA
- a CDS encoding UDP-2,3-diacylglucosamine diphosphatase, producing MANTRHFRTIFLSDVHLGSKAARTDLLLDFLRHHEADTIILVGDIVDGWRLKRSWHWPQGCNDVVQKLLRKARKGTRIVYIPGNHDEFLRDFPGSHFGGIEVAERLIHEAGDGKRYLVLHGDEFDVVVRNARLLAYLGDWAYDAAIVINIGLSAIRRRLGMPYWSFSAWAKLQVKQAVNFIGEFQRVVADEARRNNVDGVICGHIHHAVMEDMDGIHYINTGDWVESCTAVAEHQDGTMEMIEWHGLVTVPAPSPVPAEILNDMKAA from the coding sequence ATGGCGAATACAAGGCATTTCCGCACCATCTTTCTTTCGGACGTCCACCTCGGCTCCAAGGCGGCACGGACCGATCTGCTCCTCGACTTCCTTCGCCACCATGAGGCCGACACGATCATCCTGGTCGGTGACATTGTCGATGGCTGGCGCCTGAAGCGGAGCTGGCACTGGCCGCAGGGGTGCAACGATGTGGTGCAGAAGCTGCTGCGCAAGGCCCGCAAGGGAACGCGGATCGTCTACATCCCCGGCAATCACGACGAGTTCCTGCGCGACTTCCCCGGCAGCCATTTTGGCGGCATCGAGGTTGCCGAACGGTTGATCCACGAGGCGGGCGATGGAAAGCGCTACCTGGTGCTGCACGGCGACGAATTTGACGTGGTGGTCCGCAATGCGCGGCTTCTCGCCTATCTCGGTGACTGGGCCTATGATGCGGCGATCGTCATCAACATCGGCCTGTCCGCGATCCGCCGGCGGCTCGGCATGCCGTACTGGTCCTTCTCTGCCTGGGCAAAGCTGCAGGTCAAGCAGGCCGTCAACTTCATCGGCGAGTTCCAGCGGGTGGTGGCGGACGAGGCGCGGCGCAACAATGTCGACGGCGTGATCTGCGGCCACATCCATCATGCGGTGATGGAGGACATGGACGGCATTCACTACATCAACACCGGCGACTGGGTGGAGAGCTGTACGGCCGTCGCCGAGCACCAGGACGGGACGATGGAGATGATCGAGTGGCACGGTCTCGTAACCGTCCCGGCGCCTTCGCCCGTACCGGCGGAAATCCTCAACGACATGAAGGCCGCCTGA